CTCCGGGCCACAGCTCGCTGCCCTGCGCCCGTTTTCACTGACAACACTGTTACCGACCGTGCACTGCTCGGTCCAACACGTTTTTCCTCCGCGCAGCCTCAATTAAGACGCTGCGTAAAGTTTAACAAGACGTTCCACCTCTTGTGGACACGCAACGGTTGAAATCCTCCGCCGGTGTGGTCCGACCTGCACAGTCTTTGTTTAGTTAACCTCTGGGACCCCTTCGGGCTCCAGCATGGGTTGCTCGCCTCGGTGAAATCCCCAGACTTTAGTAAAGCTTCAGTCTGTTATGTTAAAGGAAATGAGCGAGAACCAGGGAGGTGAAGTAAGAACGATCACGAAAGAGCTGTTTTTCTTAATCTGTCAATTAGGCCAAACATCCCGTGAAGCGTGATTCGTTTGAGACTGTGATTGGATGCAAACAGTGaattaaagtataaatacaacatattttaattgGCTGAAAATAATTTAGACagttaatgttattttactgGTTAAATCGATCAGTGCGGGGTCGAGTGTGTGCGTCACAATCCAATAAACAATCACTGCTATGATTCAGTAAAGTTAAATAAGTTCAATTCTTTttcacacattaaattaaaagtcaTCTGCCTAAATTAAATGTGTCCAATTGGAAAATAGTTTTcgtaaattaaaatatgaagcaGCATTAAAAGAATGTGTCCTTTAGAATTATTTCGATTTTAAAACATGAGTTCAATTTATGAAACACAACATTCACAACTGAGTTTTCAGTAAAATGTCACAGGCCGCTGGTGTCACATCCTGCTTTCTTGCAGATGAGGTGCACTGAggattattattgtgtttttcttttctttattagttattttaacTCATCGTCGCCAACACGAGCCGTGAATAAGATGATTGTACCTGATATGTCGGTGGAGTGGCTGTCTCTCCCGTTCTGGTGAAGATAACTCTGCTCCAGGGAGTAAGGCGACATGCCGGAGTGTAAACCAGAGGATGCGGGGCTGCTGGAGGCTAGAGGCTGCTGTTTGATATAGGGGGACCCGCCGGAGGATGCCCAGTGTACGGATGTACTGGCGTATGGGGAGTGACCGTCCAGCGCGCTGGCCATGGCTGGAGAGGACGGTacggggctgctgctgctgtccgGTCCGTACTCCCCGTTAGGCGGCACAGGGCAACTCGCCATGTATGTGGATCCAGGACTGGGGGACATGTGGGGAACGTGGTGGCCACCGCCTAGTCCATCGTATCCCCCTGCCATTGAGTTGCTCATCATGTCCAAGTTGTAGCTGTTGCTGTGACAGGCGAGGGTGGAAGATGGAGCCTGGAAGTCAAAACTCTGCGGGAGAATGGAGGTGCCGAAGCCTATGCCGTTCATCATCCGATACATGGGCTTCAGAGCTTGACATTTTCTTCTGAAGCCTCTGGGTCTGCGTCGAAAAGAGCCCTCCTCGAACATGAACTCGCTGCCCGGGTCGATAGTCCAGTAGTGGCCTTTCCCGGGTCGGCCTAGGCCTTTGGGCAGCTTGATGAAACACTCGTTAAGCGAAAGATTATGCCGGACTGAGTTCTTCCAGCCTTGATATGAGCCCCTGAAGAATGGGAAGCGAGCCTGGAGGAACTGGTAGATCTCGCTGAGTGTCAGCCGTTTGGTGGGAGAACTCTGTATTGCCATAACGATGAGAGCGATGTACGAGTACGGTGGCTTTTCTGGTCGCCTTAAACCGGAGCTCGTCTTCTTCCCTTTACCGGCTGTGGACGAATTTTCTGTGGCGGCTTGTGGGTTCAGCATGGCGGGGTGCAGGACGCCGGACGCCGGGCTGGATCTCAGAGGAGGCGGAGggtccagctgctgctgaggggTCTCGGTTGTCATGTCAGCTCTGACGTACGACTGGCGTAGAGAGacgagagggagggagaaaagacGAGCTGTGAGATGTTTGAGCAGAGAAAAATGTCGAGATCCAGCGGTTGGTGTCCTTGCAAGTGAGCGTTACACCGCCAGTGGTCCTCAGAATCCCAGTGGAAAATGGAGTGAAACCAGTCTCCAGTTACGCACGACTCTCCCGTTACGCATAGTGCTCCCTTGACGCATGAAGAACGCACGGTGGGTACGCACTGAcatagagaggaagaggaagaaagagtgGGGGGAGCTGGGTTATCCACTGGAGACTGATTGTCCAGGATTGTAGCTCGTCAGAAGGGTTCCACTGGGTGTCACAGCGGCACTAAGTGGTGCTGTGTGGCGCTCCGGGTGGCCATCGACCGCCTTAACAAtccctcaagtggaggaaaCACGAAAATCCCTGGACTTATTGCGCGCAACAGTCCAGCCAAACAAAGCTCGACCACCTATCATTTCATAAATCTTTCTTCCCTCTGCGAtagcccccccaccccttctcCTCATCCGCACTCTGCGCCT
This genomic window from Anabas testudineus chromosome 4, fAnaTes1.2, whole genome shotgun sequence contains:
- the LOC113151900 gene encoding forkhead box protein F2-like, whose product is MTTETPQQQLDPPPPLRSSPASGVLHPAMLNPQAATENSSTAGKGKKTSSGLRRPEKPPYSYIALIVMAIQSSPTKRLTLSEIYQFLQARFPFFRGSYQGWKNSVRHNLSLNECFIKLPKGLGRPGKGHYWTIDPGSEFMFEEGSFRRRPRGFRRKCQALKPMYRMMNGIGFGTSILPQSFDFQAPSSTLACHSNSYNLDMMSNSMAGGYDGLGGGHHVPHMSPSPGSTYMASCPVPPNGEYGPDSSSSPVPSSPAMASALDGHSPYASTSVHWASSGGSPYIKQQPLASSSPASSGLHSGMSPYSLEQSYLHQNGRDSHSTDISVGIPRYQSHSSVCDRKDFVLNFNGISSFHPSAGGSYYHHHHHHHPQSVCQDIKPCVM